The Juglans microcarpa x Juglans regia isolate MS1-56 chromosome 8S, Jm3101_v1.0, whole genome shotgun sequence genome has a window encoding:
- the LOC121244927 gene encoding uncharacterized protein LOC121244927 has product MDMEQEDMQFLGIFGVYREAYKIIFSWRKILSQITLALVIPLSFIYLVHMEVSDLLFSRIVHNEIVLDETRAGTPKHNKLSDVLTSEWITFLLFKAAYFTFLLVFSLLSTSAVVYTIACIYTGREVTFKKVMSVVPKVWKRLMVTFICTFIAFFAYNIVAFLIMITCAIFLIESASRYFVPILIAVGILYLVGFVYMTIVWQLASVVTVLEDSYGVQAMLKSKALLKGKMWVATVIFFKLNISLAIIQIAYRKLVVHGWRLGMVSRVGYGIICLLLLFKLVLFGLIIQTVIYFVCKSYHHENIDKSALSDHLEVYLGEYVPLKAKDVQLEQFNV; this is encoded by the coding sequence ATGGATATGGAGCAAGAAGACATGCAGTTTCTTGGTATCTTTGGTGTCTATAGAGAAGCGTACAAGATCATCTTCTCATGGCGGAAAATCTTGAGCCAGATTACCCTGGCCTTGGTCATCCCTCTATCTTTCATCTACTTGGTTCACATGGAAGTCTCAGATCTTCTCTTCTCGAGGATCGTCCACAACGAGATAGTCCTGGACGAAACCAGAGCCGGAACTCCAAAACACAACAAGCTCTCAGATGTCCTCACCTCCGAATGGATCACTTTCTTGCTTTTCAAGGCTGCCTATTTCACTTTCCTCCTCGTCTTCTCCCTCCTCTCCACCTCCGCCGTCGTTTACACCATTGCATGCATTTACACCGGCCGGGAAGTAACCTTCAAGAAGGTCATGAGCGTTGTCCCAAAGGTCTGGAAACGGCTTATGGTCACTTTCATCTGCACTTTCATCGCCTTCTTCGCTTACAACATCGTGGCTTTTCTGATCATGATCACATGCGCAATTTTCCTAATTGAGTCTGCATCCAGATATTTTGTCCCCATTCTCATAGCCGTGGGGATCTTGTACTTGGTGGGATTTGTGTACATGACCATAGTTTGGCAGTTAGCCAGCGTCGTGACAGTTTTAGAAGACAGCTATGGAGTTCAGGCGATGCTGAAAAGCAAGGCGCTGTTGAAGGGGAAGATGTGGGTGGCCacagttatattttttaagctCAATATTTCTCTTGCAATCATACAGATAGCATATAGAAAGCTTGTTGTTCATGGCTGGCGTCTGGGCATGGTGAGCAGAGTTGGATATGGGATTATCTGTTTGTTGTTGCTTTTCAAGTTGGTGCTTTTCGGGCTTATAATTCAGACAGTGATATATTTTGTCTGCAAATCCTACCACCATGAAAACATCGACAAGTCGGCTCTCTCGGATCACCTTGAAGTCTATCTTGGAGAGTATGTTCCTTTGAAGGCCAAGGATGTTCAGCTGGAGCAGTTCAATGTTTGA